The Toxoplasma gondii ME49 chromosome III, whole genome shotgun sequence genome includes a window with the following:
- a CDS encoding cell cycle regulator with zn-finger domain-containing protein (encoded by transcript TGME49_252200~Predicted trans-membrane domain (TMHMM2.0):237-260:279-302:385-408:422-445): MIPRTCDDPRRDSCCPLFSVDCCPPHPSPSSVFQSDGKHELPASEIPHSFRAVPEGTFAARSPRSHGAGQPQGECPSDATTSAASDTSSQAPHDVPVFTDSLLSSSTSEWPHQGPRSDAVESLEHAYISGTVSSDEPVSEEPLSSDEEYLPSVDFTKNASCEMSPGDLPESLNSVSEPVSKLHSGPSRHATVIRRAPQSARDGFSVMRKDASLRQPAIPPMAPVRLLPSRRCQWLRALPVVFLMVLIAYILAVFVMYHALPLLQLNIPQSMKFASTYNRGLFELLGVGILTFLFLVSYWLAVVTPPGSIPNTDEWSYSAPEIFDIEGLPSVVETKKTGARRHCKWCRRMKPDRAHHCRVCRQCVLKMDHHCPWIYNCVGWRNHKYFMLSLIYGSLDSLLIAICMFETVKRVVASDKDQFEKMFMVLFAETLDIFLCTLITGFFFFHTHLVCNGMTTIEFCEKQFMRPRTPMQESLWNKGCWRNFTDAFGSNPLIWLLPIDNRPGDGVHFITEDTRLLHTPVLRRIRTFEPIIESSVD; the protein is encoded by the exons ATGATCCCCCGGACCTGTGACGATCCCCGCAGGGACTCGTGCTGCCCGCTCTTTTCTGTGGATTGTTGCCCTCCACatccttccccttcctctgtttttcagtCTGATGGCAAGCATGAACTTCCCGCTTCCGAAATCCCCCACTCTTTTCGGGCTGTCCCTGAGGGGACATTTGCCGCCAGGTCGCCACGGAGCCATGGTGCAGGCCAACCGCAGGGAGAATGCCCATCAGATGCTACGACGTCAGCTGCATCCGATACATCCTCGCAGGCTCCGCATGATGTTCCAGTCTTCACTgattctctcctctcttccagCACATCGGAATGGCCCCATCAAGGGCCACGAAGTGATGCTGTGGAGTCACTGgaacatgcatatatctCTGGGACCGTATCGAGCGACGAACCCGTTTCCGAAGAACCCCTcagcagcgacgaggaaTACTTACCTTCAGTTGATTTCACAAAAAATGCAAGTTGCGAAATGTCACCTGGCGACCTTCCCGAGTCACTAAATTCCGTCAGTGAACCTGTCTCTAAGTTGCACAGTGGTCCCTCAAGACATGCTACGGTCATACGGCGAGCTCCCCAGAGCGCAAGGGACGGTTTCTCAGTAATGAGGAAAGACGCATCGCTTCGACAGCCTGCCATTCCTCCCATGGCACCGGTTCGGCTTCTTCCGTCAAGGCGGTGTCAGTGGCTCCGAGCGCTGCCGGTCGTCTTCCTTATGGTGTTAATCGCCTATATTCTTGCTGTTTTTGTAATG TACCATGCTCTCCCCTTGCTGCAGCTGAACATCCCTCAGTCGATGAAATTTGCTTCTACTTACAACAG AGGTCTGTTTGAGCTTTTGGGCGTTGGTATCCTgactttcctcttcctcgtctcgtACTGGCTAGCTGTCGTCACCCCGCCAGGCAGCATCCCAAATACTGACGAATGGTCTTACTCGGCGCCCGAAATTTTCGACATAGAAGGGCTACCTTCGGTTGTG GAAACAAAAAAGACGGGGGCACGTCGTCACTGCAAATGGTGTCGCCGGATGAAACCGGATCGGGCCCACCACTGTCGGGTTTGTCGTCAGTGTGTACTCAAAATGGATCACCACTGCCCATGGATCTACAATTGCGTCGGCTGGAGAAATCACAAGTACTTCATGCTCTCGCTCATCTATGGGTCCCTTGATTCCCTTCTCATTGCAATCTGCATGTTCGAAACTGTCAAGCGAGTAGTGGCGTCGGACAAG GACCAGTTCGAAAAAATGTTTATGGTCCTGTTCGCCGAGACGCTCGATATTTTCCTCTGCACTCTCATCACTGggttcttcttttttcacaCGCA CTTGGTTTGCAACGGCATGACAACAATTGAGTTCTGCGAGAAGCAATTCATGCGTCCGCGCACGCCCATGCAAGAA AGTCTGTGGAACAAAGGCTGTTGGAGAAATTTCACAGACGCATTCGGATCAAATCCATTAATCTGGTTGTTGCCCATAG ATAATCGACCAGGAGACGGTGTTCACTTCATCACCGAGGACACACGGCTACTTCACACCCCGGTTCTGCGACGTATTCGGACCTTTGAGCCAATAATTGAATCATCAGTGGACTGA